The nucleotide sequence GCGACACCTAATCCATTATCAGTTGGTGAAATTCAAAAAGTACTTGGCAAGCTGCTTAAGGAGAATGTATCAATCAGGAATCTGCCGATCATTTTCGAAACTCTTGCTGATTACGGAAAAGTAACAACAGATACAGACATCCTTGCTGAATACGTTCGCCAGGCACTTGCAAGGCAAATCACGAACCAGTATTCGCGAAATGGAGAAACCTTGAAGGTAATTACATTATCGGGAAGGGTAGAAAAGGTGGTTGCGGAAGGTGTACAGCAAACCGAACATGGCAACTACTTATCACTTGACCCGGCAGTTTCTCAGGGGATATTGGAATCTGTGGCAAACCAGGTAGAGCAATTGAGCATAATGGAACAAACACCGATTATATTATGCTCACCTGCGGTCAGGATGTATGTGCGCCAGTTGACGGAAAGGTATTTTGCGCAAATCCCTGTATTATCTTATAACGAACTCGAAGCAAATGTCGAAGTCCAAAGTGTCGGGGTGGTGAATGTAGAATGAAAGTGAAAAAGTATACAGCTTCATCCATGCCGGAAGCGATGAAACTCGTCAGGGGGGAACTGGGCAGTGATGCAGTAATCCTGAATTCTCGTGTCGTGCAGACAGGTGGGTTCATGGGCTTTTTTAAGAAGAATAGCATTGAGGTAATCGCTGCCATTGACCCAGATACCGAAGTAAGTCCAAAGCCTGCCGGAATTGATAAAAATGATAAATATATTCATCCTGCTATGAATGGTAATGAATCTAAAAAGGATTCACCAACTGTACGGTTGAAACCTATTGTGGAAACACCACGAAAAGCCGACAGTGACCTTTTAAAAGAAATTTCACAGCTGAAGGAACTGCTAAAGGGATCAGCAAAAACCGAAGGAGTCTCTTTGCCGGAGCCAGTCAGCAGGCAAATCCAATACCTGGGGGATCAGGAAATAGACCAGGTGATCATTGATGAATTGGCTGCAGTCCTTCTTGAAAAATGGTATCTCGGAGGAGCGGCCGCAAGTGATGAAGAAATCACCGAATGGATTGCAGCAGCTTTTGAACAAAGGCTATCTCCTCTTTCATTCGGAGGGGTCACTTTTACAAAGAAATTTGTCAATGTCATTGGACCGACAGGAGTAGGGAAAACGACAACACTGGCAAAGGTTGCTGCTGATTGTGTATTGAAGCACCAGAAAAAGGTCGCTTTTATTACGACAGACACCTATCGAATTGCGGCAATTGAGCAGTTGAAAACATATGCAAAAATTCTCGATGTCCCAATTGAAGTTTGCTACAACATGGATGATTTCAAGGCTGCAACAGATAAATTTTCTGAGTATGACCTTGTCTTCATTGATACAGCTGGACGGAATTTCAGAAATCAAAAATATGTAAACGATTTGAAAAGTGTGATTGATTTTGGAAAGGACATGGAAACGTATCTTGTCCTCGCATTAACGTCAAAACAAAAAGATATGGAAGAAATCCGGAAGCAATTTTCGCTGATTCATATTGATCAATTCATTTTTACTAAATTGGATGAAACTGCGATTTACGGCTCTATGATCAATATGGCAATAAAGTTCTCGACTGGAATTGCCTATTTGACAAATGGACAAGACGTGCCAGATGACCTGATCGAGGCCAATCCAGAAAAAATCGCAAATTCGATCCTTGGAGTCAGCACCTATGAATGACCAGGCAGAAAAATTAAGAAACCGACTTAAAATGAACACACCGGCCAATGAAGCGAAAACACTTGCAGTGGTCAGCGGGAAAGGTGGGGTCGGGAAATCAAATTTTTCACTTAACTTCTCGATTTCCCTGGCTAAAAAAGGCTTTAAGGTATTGTTGTTTGATCTTGAT is from Mesobacillus boroniphilus and encodes:
- the flhF gene encoding flagellar biosynthesis protein FlhF translates to MKVKKYTASSMPEAMKLVRGELGSDAVILNSRVVQTGGFMGFFKKNSIEVIAAIDPDTEVSPKPAGIDKNDKYIHPAMNGNESKKDSPTVRLKPIVETPRKADSDLLKEISQLKELLKGSAKTEGVSLPEPVSRQIQYLGDQEIDQVIIDELAAVLLEKWYLGGAAASDEEITEWIAAAFEQRLSPLSFGGVTFTKKFVNVIGPTGVGKTTTLAKVAADCVLKHQKKVAFITTDTYRIAAIEQLKTYAKILDVPIEVCYNMDDFKAATDKFSEYDLVFIDTAGRNFRNQKYVNDLKSVIDFGKDMETYLVLALTSKQKDMEEIRKQFSLIHIDQFIFTKLDETAIYGSMINMAIKFSTGIAYLTNGQDVPDDLIEANPEKIANSILGVSTYE